One region of Drosophila teissieri strain GT53w chromosome 2L, Prin_Dtei_1.1, whole genome shotgun sequence genomic DNA includes:
- the LOC122626614 gene encoding odorant receptor 24a: MLPRFLTASYPMERHYFMVPKFALSLIGFYPEQKRTVLVKLWSFFNFFILTYGCYAEAYYGIHYIPINIATALDALCPVASSILSLIKMVAIWWYQDELRSLIQRVRFLTEQQRSKRKLGYKKRFYTLATRLTFLLLCCGFCTSTSYSVRHLLDNILRRAHGKDWIYETPFKMIFPDPLLRLPLYPITYILVHWHGYITVVCFVGADGFFLGFCLYFTVLLHCLQDDVVDLLEVKNIEKSPSAAEEARIVREMEQLVDRHNEVAELTERLSGVMVEITLAHFVTSSLIIGTSVVDILLFSGLGIIVYVVYTCAVGVEILLYCLGGSHIMEACSNLARSTFSSHWYGHSVRVQKMTLLMVARAQRVLTIKIPFFSPSLETLTSILRFTGSLIALAKSVI; the protein is encoded by the exons ATGTTACCTCGATTCCTGACCGCCTCCTATCCGATGGAACGCCATTATTTTATGGTGCCAAAGTTTGCATTATCGCTGATTGGCTTCTATCCCGAACAGAAGCGAACTGTTTTAGTGAAACTCTGGAGTTTCTTCAACTTTTTCATCCTCACCTACGGCTGCTATGCAGAGGCTTACTATGGTATACACTACATACCGATTAATATAGCCACTGCATTGGATGCCCTTTGTCCTGTGGCCTCCAGCATTTTGTCCCTGATCAAAATGGTCGCTATTTGGTGGTACCAAGATGAATTGAGGAGTTTAATACAGCGGGTGAGATTTTTAACAGAGCAACAGAGGTCGAAGAGGAAGCTGGGCTATAAGAAGAGGTTCTATACACTGGCAACTCGACTGACTTTTCTGCTATTATGCTGTGGATTTTGCACCAGTACTTCCTATTCCGTCAGACATTTGTTGGATAATATCCTGAGACGTGCACATGGCAAGGACTGGATATACGAGACTCCTTTCAAGATGAT ATTTCCCGATCCTCTGCTGCGTCTTCCACTCTATCCCATCACCTACATCCTCGTGCATTGGCATGGTTACATTACAGTGGTTTGTTTTGTCGGAGCGGATGGTTTCTTCTTGGGGTTCTGTTTATACTTCACTGTTTTGCTGCACTGTCTGCAGGACGATGTCGTTGATTTACTAGAGGTTAAAAACATCGAAAAGAGTCCCTCGGCAGCGGAGGAAGCTCGGATAGTTCGGGAAATGGAACAACTGGTGGACCGACACAATGAGGTGGCCGAGCTGACTGAAAGATTGTCGGGTGTTATGGTGGAAATAACACTGGCCCACTTTGTTACCTCGAGCCTGATAATCGGAACCAGCGTGGTGGATATTTTATTA TTTTCTGGCCTGGGAATCATTGTGTATGTGGTCTACACTTGtgctgtgggcgtggaaatCTTACTATACTGCCTGGGAGGTTCTCATATTATGGAAGCG TGTTCCAATCTAGCGCGCTCCACATTTTCCAGCCACTGGTATGGACACAGTGTTCGGGTCCAAAAGATGACCCTTTTAATGGTAGCTCGTGCTCAACGAGTCCTCACAATTAAAATTCCTTTCTTTTCCCCATCATTAGAGACTCTAACTTCG ATTTTACGCTTTACTGGATCTCTCATTGCTCTGGCAAAGTCGGTTATATAG